The following are encoded in a window of Brettanomyces bruxellensis chromosome 9, complete sequence genomic DNA:
- a CDS encoding uncharacterized protein (BUSCO:EOG092615Y4) codes for MYMTMYGSKNMLPDRYSMQLARRPEHQIDMQSLRKSSPFIQVRRKISIIRGTGVVIEGISNRVKRIWRVMKNTKRPFNTDDISAFVSWLLAGNVVLLIIGTTTFFSLLLYTLNTVLAQELVAEWIGNMITKNSKLTVTFESAIVPDWKDGKIQFKNCTVSRRPKNAGTFKKIAVNGEGANDENHKVRHKFLEMGKNLPWNKNGSEKMEDKTAEYDDGNYTQFDFTIDEVNVSLSFKKWLNGRGIIKEASGKGVRGVVDRTHVFWKKGDSATKYKNVAQPGDWEIENFQVEDVLFKLMNPDGFRSFSVSIYKCEVPLLRKNWLMFDILNAKHMSGSYDGSLFTMNRLQRFDSFNEEKRIDREVRKTHLREEKYQDLSLVDDHSFSRMTRFRIDNLKLDHLNRGMSGPFGWINKGTVDMIADVIVPEKNISMNDISIDEIVKYYSKNLRGKAKKADDKLAMNNMFILDFYLRLNNPRASVPLFSNDLSYVNSALIQPIVAYINSNKTYIPIRCRIYKDVEDFDGSWTLYDSLLMDDLSIGVYKSFADYVSDEQKRTDRVKKISIWSLQFLLQLILLSLSTLNS; via the coding sequence ATGTATATGACAATGTATGGAAGTAAGAACATGTTGCCGGACAGATATTCAATGCAACTGGCACGAAGACCAGAACATCAAATAGATATGCAGTCTTTAAGAAAGTCATCACCATTCATCCAAGTGCGCAGAAAAATATCAATTATAAGAGGTACCGGCGTAGTGATAGAAGGAATTAGCAACAGagtaaaaagaatatgGCGTGTGATGAAGAATACGAAGAGGCCATTCAACACAGATGACATCAGTGCATTTGTTTCATGGCTTTTGGCTGGAAATGTTGTACTACTCATTATAGGAACGAccacatttttttcacttttgcTCTATACTCTGAATACAGTGCTTGCTCAGGAGCTGGTGGCCGAATGGATAGGAAATatgataacaaaaaattcaaagctCACTGTAACTTTTGAGAGTGCCATAGTTCCGGATTGGAAAGACGGGAAAATTCAGTTTAAGAATTGCACGGTGAGTCGGAGACCTAAGAATGCCGGTacattcaagaaaatagCAGTAAATGGAGAAGGtgcaaatgatgaaaaccACAAAGTAAGGCACAAGTTTCTGGAAATGGGAAAGAATTTGCCGTGGAATAAAAATGGATCCGAAAAGATGGAAGATAAGACCGCCGAGTACGATGATGGAAATTATACGCAATTTGATTTCACAATAGACGAAGTAAATGTATCACTAAGCTTTAAGAAATGGCTGAATGGCAGAGGCATTATAAAAGAAGCATCTGGAAAGGGAGTTCGAGGTGTAGTTGATAGAACACATGTTTTCTGGAAGAAAGGCGATTCAGCCACCAAATATAAGAATGTTGCACAACCTGGTGATTGGGAAATTGAGAACTTTCAGGTAGAGGATGTGTTATTTAAACTGATGAACCCAGATGGTTTTAGATCATTTTCAGTGTCTATTTACAAATGCGAGGTTCCACTGTTACGAAAGAACTGGCTCATGtttgatattttgaatGCAAAGCACATGAGCGGAAGTTATGATGGATCTCTATTCACCATGAACCGCCTGCAGAGATTTGACAGCTTTAacgaggaaaaaagaattgaCCGCGAAGTGAGGAAGACACACTTAAGGGAGGAGAAATACCAGGATTTAAGCTTAGTGGATGATCATAGTTTTAGTAGAATGACCAGATTTCGGATTGATAACTTGAAGCTTGATCATTTGAATCGGGGAATGTCTGGACCATTCGGATGGATCAATAAAGGTACAGTCGACATGATTGCCGATGTTATTGTTCCTGAAAAGAACATCTCGATGAATGATATATCCATCGATGAGATAGTGAAATATTATAGTAAAAACCTTCGTGGGAAGGCTAAGAAAGCAGATGACAAGCTCGCTATGAATAATATGTTCATTTTAGACTTCTACCTAAGATTGAACAATCCACGAGCTTCGGTCCCATTGTTTTCAAACGATCTTTCATATGTAAACAGTGCTCTGATACAGCCGATTGTGGCATACATCAACTCAAACAAGACATATATTCCTATCAGGTGTCGTATTTACAAAGACGTCGAAGATTTTGATGGATCTTGGACATTATACGATTCGCTTTTGATGGATGATTTATCTATTGGAGTTTACAAAAGCTTTGCGGATTATGTATCAGACGAACAAAAGAGAACGGATCGGGTCAAGAAAATCAGCATCTGGTCTTTACAATTTTTGTTGCAGCTGATACTTTTGAGTTTGAGCACTCTAAACAGCTGA